Sequence from the Opisthocomus hoazin isolate bOpiHoa1 chromosome 7, bOpiHoa1.hap1, whole genome shotgun sequence genome:
CAGGCTGTGTTAGGCTGATCCCGCTGCTTGTCCCCCTGTTGTGGCTGCACTCACCTGCAGGCACCTTTCGGGGAATGGGTGTAGCCCCCACAACCAGGCGCTCTCACTGTGCCTGACAACTGATGTTGCTCGGATCGTCACCGCGGGCTGAAAGGAAGAGGTCAGCTGGCCTCAGCCAGAATTAATTTAATCTAATTAATAATCCACTTGGGTGCTGGGGGCAAATTTCCAGAGTGGCTAGGACAGGGGGCTGTAACTACAGAAAACAGCTACTTCTTTGCACCTCCTTCTTAGCACTGGctgttttctccttctgccaGCTGTGTGGTCTGGTGGTGCTTTTTGCCCACCCAGAGTTATGGcctaggtttttttcctttctgggcTGTGATTTTTGTTGGCCACCTTGTTCCCGATAGCTTGATGTAATCTGTTTTTAGGTTTCGTTGCCctttgttttcccctttcttatttttgtctgtggcATCTGGGTTTGGGGAGTTCCCTTAGCTCTCTTGAAACGCGCTCTATCGAAGAGGTTTGTCTGTGAGTTGAATTCTCTAGACGTTTTGCTCTGTTCTCCTCTGTGATTTTGTATGCTTAAATCATCTGTTTTGGTGGAAAACTGAGCTTGTTTCAGTGACTCTGAAAGCGGTGATAATAAAACCTCTGGTGTGGAAGTGAACGTGAGAGCGGCTTGCGATGCATTTCAGTGTGAATTCTGATGATCTATAGCGAAAGGAGCACGTTCTGGCCGAAAGAACAGTGAAATTGATTAGTCTCTCTATGCGGATTTCCCTGAGAACCTGAATTCTGTATTCACTGCTGCTGTAGTGCCTGCAGGTGCATCTGTGTACCGAGCTGCCAGCACCACGCTGTCAGAGGGATTTGGATGCAGTGGGCGTAGCTAACGCATAAAGCGGAACGTTAGGCTTTTTCCTCATATAATTGAGTTGGTTGGATTACAGAAATGAAGAACTCGAGTATCAGTCTTGCTGGAAACAAACCATTAGTTGgctttctcagccttttctcctggCGCTTCTGCACTGTAGCACAAGCTCCCTGTGATGCTGGTCATCTGGGAGGGGCCCTGTCTGCAACGTAAAGGGGCCAGCCAAAAGCTGAATTGAGTCATTCTGAAGCATTTTGGTGAACTGTTGGGCTCCAAGGTGACCTGGAGGCCCACATCTTGTATCAGATGTCGAAAGGGTCATGTGCCTAAAAGCAAGGTCTGTTTGGCCTACAGTGCTTATGCCGCCCCAGGGAATCTAAGCTTTAGTGCTGTTATTGCAAAACTGGCACGATGATGATGTGTGATACCAGCTAAAAACCTTGGGCAGAaggtttctgcttctgtctggtGTAAAAGCCTTGGCTGTCGTTTCACAAACTTACACTTATTGGGctttttattaattcatttctAGGGGAGGGAAGAGACATACGTTAATTCTGATCCTAGATTCACTGATTTTTAGTTCAAAGCCTTTGAAATACATGTAGACTCGTACGCATGAAGTCACTGCCACTGTGCAAACGTGTCTGCAAAGCAAAGATCTCTGGGGAGCTGTTTCACCGGGAGGCATCCCGATGTAACGCATCATGGAATTTGCTCCCGAGTGTGACGCTGCTTATCCTGTGAATGTGTGACAGCAGTTTATGGTGTTGCTCTGACCCAACTGCACTTCTGTTCCCGGCAGTCAGATAGGCAGCTGTGTTTACCATCTGCGAGACCTGAGGGATGGTGTGATGGtgcagcccccccttccccccccacctggcaaccccagaaccagccaacactgtATTCTTGATTGCACTGCAGGGACAGTTAGCGGGTGTGCAGTGAATCCGGATGACTTGGCACTCTCCTTGTCTTCGTACAAGGGCAGCGAGTTGGGCCCATCGGGTGCTCCCTGACCGCCCCtggaactcctgatgcctggagtcgcacccgcCTGGTAACGTCAGAACTGTACAGTCTGGGTAGTGCTAGAATTGTACAGTTTCTGgctaaatatcaggattgcatcatgtggattgtgaccgggatggaaaattactgatgctgAAAGTCAATCATCTCAAGACCCTACAAACggtggtaccaaggaaggccctttgaactcttctggtctgcagcgggctgcgcccagtaactccctctgcaTGGGGCCCTTCTCAGAGTAACTCGCAAACTACCTGGGCTGGTCTCCTTGAGACTCAGCCTTCAaccgttgagaaatcatttgatctgaagtgagtatttcactgaactccaggggaatttttatgattgcatgtgtgtttgtgaatcgattcaaaacataatattctattactgtgattgtaatagcaaattctttctaaccACTCTGTCAATGTTcagttaaccaatgattaatagctgctaaatgcCTGCGATTCTCTCTCGATGTAAACTGTGTACACACCCTGAACTGCTGCTAAACagattccttagacataaaccgtagTGGTTCAAGGCCAGTTCTGCacccagccgcacctaggctcctctcggAGAAGGAATTTAGCAAGCAAGGATGTCCAGTccgaaccttgtgactcaacaggagggtctccctacccccttacacttttcttccactctgtagaaataattttccacccaaaacctcctttgattttgtattccattcgatatgtaacagagtgaaccttgccaatgaactttgtaagatcacgttttctaaattttcagtaaaatcttttcttgcaaagcctttgagtgatcatttaagtgacctaaccactcattcgcgaTAGATGGGGAGAGGGAAAGATTTTCCAAGGGCTGGAGTTCCCATGCGCAAGGAGAAGACTTTACCTGGGTCGGTTACGAAGTGTGCTAGCTCAGCTTAAATATACGGCTTAGTCTCAGCAGGGtcttttgggtttgggtttttttttttggcagggctGCTGTAAGCAGCCCGGTCTGCTTGCCTGAGGCCTCTGCAAACCAAATGCTTATTCAGAACCCTAAAAAAAAAGAGACGCCTCTGATGTGATGGCCTCTGTGGAAAGCCTGAGCACAGCGTGAGGGTTTCCCCTCCAAGTCactgggcagcggggctgatgacacCGCACAGGGACAGAGGTCTGCAGGGGGGAAGTGGTGCCggctctgctgccttcctcccaAATAGCCGCTcctgtgcctttccctctgccgTGACCGGTACCAGGCGAAgctggtgccctggctgccaagaaggccaatgggatcccgggatgcattaggaggagtgtgggcagcaggtcgagggaggttctccttcccctctacactgccctagtgacgcctcatctggagtactctgtccagttctgggctccccacctcaagaaagatgaggagctactggagggagtccagcggagggctacaaagatggtttggggactggaacatctctcctatgaggaaaggctgaggaagctgggcttgttcagcctgaagaagagaaggctgagagaggaccctataaatgcttacaaatatctcaagggtgggtgtcaggaggatggggacaagctcttttcagtagtgcccagcgacaggacaaggggcaatgggcacaaactgaggcacaggaagttccgtctgaacatgaggaagaacttcttccctctgagggtgacggagccctggaacaggctgcccagggaggtggtggagtctccttctctggagatattcaagacccacctggacaaggtcctctgcagcctgctgtaggtgaccctgcttcggcaggagggttggactagatgacccacagaggtcccttccaacccctaccattctgtgattctgtgaacgctgCGAACTTCGGCTTGGGCCAAATGCCTGCTGAAGCGTCCTCATCGCCCTCCGGTTTGTCCCAGCCCCCACAGCGCAGACCCGGGAGGCCCTGGCGCTCCCCAAGCCTGCGAAGCGCGAATAACTTGCACGTGCTCCGCGGGAGCAGTGACCTCGTCGGTGTCACCCCGGTACGCGGGTCGCCCGGCCGGCTTTCGCCACGCGGAACACGCGGTTCGGTAGCCCGcgagcctggccccagcccgggCTGCGGTGCAGGGTTTtgctccccccctcccagcaGGGGCGGCGGGAgacgcccccggccccgccgccccgtcgggcgctgcgcggcggggcggggccggccgagaccccgcccccggcgcggccccgcgggcggAGCCGCCGCGCTCATGTGACGCCGCGGAGGAGCCGCTGCCGCTGTTGTCGTTGCCGCCGCCATGGTTCCGCCGCCGCTCGCCCTGGTCCTGGCGCTGGCCGCCACCGCCCTGGCCGAGCCCCTCCGCTTCCTCGACTGCGGTGAGCggctcggggcggcgggggggggcgggggtgtgcGGTCAGCAGGCGGAGGAGGCCCGGTAAGCCCGGCTGTGCCTTGCAGGTTCCATAGACGGCAGCATCCAGGAGGTGAACGTGAGCCCCTGCCCcacgcagccctgcctgctgcacaaGGGCACGTCCTACAGCATCAACGTCACCTTCGCCAGCAGTGagcaggggggccgggggggtggtCTCTGTGTTCCgctgctggggggggaagggtgggggtggccggaggggggtcCCGGTGGGAAGAAGCGGCCGGGGACGAGGAGCGTCCCGTAGCTGTGTTCTTGCAGCCTCCGGGAGGGGGGAGGTGGAAAGGTGTTCCCTGCTCCGGTGCCGCGCTCGCGCTTCTCCCGTTCCGCAGAGATCGAGAGCCAGGGCAGCAAAGCGAGGGTGTACGGCGAGATGCTGCACGTGGACATACCCTTTCCCATTCCCGAGCCTGACGGGTGCAAGTCCGGGATCCAGTGCCCCATTCAGAAGGGCCGTTCCTACAGCTACCTGAACAAACTCCCCGTGAAGAGCGAGTACCCCAGCGTAAGTAagcggggagctgggctgctcctcGGAGCCACTGCCCTTCCTGGGGCAGCCCCACCTGCCTTCGAGGAGGGACACCGTGTCCTGCGGTGGCGGGGAGAGGTCAGAAGACTCCTCAGACCATCTGTTGGCAGTTCTGCTGCGAGCGTGACTCTTGTTACACAAGTTCCTGCTTTGGGACAGACCCCACAGAGGAAGCAGCCTGCCACCAGCTGCTGAAAAGTGGCTTCAGCTGCCCAGTGTCCTCCAGTACTGTGCCTCCCTGCAGAGCCGGCTGCACCCAGCTCCcagactgggggtgctgggcCCCACAGTGTGGTTcagctgggaggctgcagggcaTTTCTACTCTGCTTACTCCTAAAGTGGGGATCTGAGTGCAGCATGTGGAGGCCTGCTGTGTCGTGCAGCAGAACCCTCCACCCGTGTAAGATGATCCAGGTGTCTCCGTATGAGCATGGCCCACCTGCTGCAGTGGAGGCAATGCCCCAGCTCTGTCCTCTGCGCAGAGCTCCCGGGACCTCCTTGCTCCACACAAGTGATAATTCCCCTCCCCGTGTCCTTGCCTTGAGGTTTCCTGAACATTCTCATTTCCCTGTGCTTTCTTTCAGATTAAACTGGTTGTGAAGTGGGAGCTGGTGGATGACCA
This genomic interval carries:
- the NPC2 gene encoding NPC intracellular cholesterol transporter 2, which gives rise to MVPPPLALVLALAATALAEPLRFLDCGSIDGSIQEVNVSPCPTQPCLLHKGTSYSINVTFASKIESQGSKARVYGEMLHVDIPFPIPEPDGCKSGIQCPIQKGRSYSYLNKLPVKSEYPSIKLVVKWELVDDQDQMLFCWKIPVQITS